A window of the Listeria swaminathanii genome harbors these coding sequences:
- the uvrC gene encoding excinuclease ABC subunit UvrC, protein MDDKLQTKLTLLPESPGCYIYRDENNEILYIGKSKCLKNRVKSYFHSKQIGKTARLVRQIRDLELIITTSEKEALLLEMILIQKYQPPFNIQLKEGPSYPYIKITNEKNPHIEVVLEVKQDGAHYFGPYPGRYSARQTVELIEKLFPLCRCDGKPGRPCLYYHLGLCLGPCHEEIEPAVYENQIRKISRFLEGDVKNVKDKLMADMQEATEKLEFERAAELRDKMHAINETIEKQHIIFPGLKNRDIIGCYEQDNHLSVFVFFVRNGAINGSKWHVFEIEKSLQEDLANFINHFYDDPNNMQPKELLIAEKIAKKLLKEPLRKACLFPQKGGKKKQIDLAVENAKSTYIAYAKMKEYDFEKELNNR, encoded by the coding sequence TTGGATGACAAATTACAAACTAAATTAACCTTATTACCTGAATCACCAGGTTGTTATATTTATAGAGATGAAAATAACGAAATTCTGTATATCGGTAAATCAAAATGCTTGAAAAACCGCGTAAAATCCTATTTTCACAGCAAACAAATTGGAAAAACAGCAAGACTTGTACGGCAAATTCGCGATTTAGAACTAATCATCACTACTTCCGAAAAAGAAGCCCTACTACTCGAAATGATTTTAATTCAAAAATATCAGCCACCTTTTAATATCCAGTTAAAAGAAGGACCGAGCTACCCATATATCAAAATTACGAATGAAAAAAATCCGCATATCGAAGTCGTGTTGGAAGTAAAACAAGATGGCGCACACTATTTTGGCCCCTATCCGGGCCGCTATTCCGCTAGACAAACTGTGGAATTAATCGAAAAACTATTTCCACTTTGTAGGTGTGACGGGAAGCCGGGCCGTCCGTGTTTATACTATCATTTAGGACTTTGCTTAGGGCCATGCCACGAAGAAATTGAGCCAGCTGTTTATGAAAATCAAATCCGAAAAATCAGCCGTTTCCTTGAAGGTGACGTTAAAAATGTGAAAGACAAGCTAATGGCAGATATGCAAGAAGCAACAGAAAAACTCGAATTTGAAAGAGCAGCCGAATTACGCGATAAAATGCACGCTATTAATGAAACAATTGAAAAGCAGCACATTATTTTCCCAGGCTTAAAAAATCGTGACATCATCGGTTGTTATGAACAAGACAATCATTTAAGTGTCTTTGTTTTCTTCGTTCGAAATGGCGCAATTAATGGAAGCAAGTGGCACGTTTTCGAAATCGAAAAATCGCTTCAAGAAGATTTAGCCAACTTTATCAACCATTTTTATGACGATCCTAATAATATGCAACCAAAAGAATTACTAATTGCAGAAAAAATCGCTAAAAAATTGCTAAAAGAGCCACTTCGAAAAGCATGTTTATTCCCACAAAAAGGCGGCAAAAAGAAACAAATTGACCTCGCCGTTGAAAATGCCAAAAGCACTTATATCGCATACGCTAAGATGAAAGAATATGATTTTGAAAAAGAATTAAATAACCGTTAG
- a CDS encoding bacterial Ig-like domain-containing protein — translation MIKVTRARHYLLLLMTFFLVLGQLNLTTFKVLAKENGNGELTYEVQSELTGDKKSADLIIKVTPTKYQIKILTIETPDGKVEKGQEASYKAKKNGATDFLITYQDGSEGKEETKTYTASYEVRGIVSDEEAIGKEDNNSLYPSALNNIKNKNLKSLKAGQTTVELKIPDYNQTAWANGDIKEVTATVEFANNTTTGKKVNFTLPDGMRFVSVPVPSNYQASANVAPSILSYLGSNDPLGIAITSVKVPDRETAYNKATFGEVSYELSPGTEKVSFTFSVQLDAAKYYGATDLATPIKTEVFMGEESTLVASAEHTIHAEGNKVVGYSNQDHVKTMFRNWYNSQRLSEVLASTDTTDSYNYTKSYSVVNGLNNLDSRGALYYIAKNVDVTLYYPEGMEFVDVVNNNGAVQSNNSNLTITDYPSENKVVVNCKQLNLNSVNNSIYAVKYKIPKGTSAGIYSTTKAPHAIITTYDGKVFESKALSSNISDLATLAPLDTCTVVNTSSNKMKLFSANGTINPDNETWAGSIQIDNKRTAGVKKNQMYQIEFDPNWEAYMVNIPFDSTISGNKISDVQYKTNLNDTFRTYEGELTKNNNQMYRLDANAVGLKPGEYFTEVKANVGDFSPGYQNTEASATYRWNSTVSYGKVKPGITSIQFKGAIWDADDEENTKSSGTSTYSVSNTVTTAANGTAAFFNKAGKTVKTASAGETINTKATLILSDYPYGTRTALNNPEIYLRVLEGTKIQPSSIKLTDQDGKDVNFSVQQETANNGDKVYVLKTTDVAVGKYTGYPTKSTSLNISYDTTFDVTLAKSISMDAQQVIAWGGSNVTSAIANNSFLDTGLDVNKNGREDEKLLSVNSSTLSVPKQDTVTVESFLNVAGEGEKAAYIEGDDSTVSYFTPGTDADYTVQITNTANGEAGTFELYIPIPKTGQNFGEKFQSEAFKWDMKLNNALAIDDEQKRQFEVSYATEATESNYDSTSIYTETVSDYGKVNMVRIKVKTQINAGETQVFRVPLKVDETFESAMESNKISKRDIYNPHYRVITNTFSGSLSGTKVGAELVIGEVSGTLFNDKDVNGVYEKAKGDEPLANETVELYKWNDAISKYEPAKIAGENVTTKTNSNGKYSFDYDSGVGYGNYAVNFPDKAGYQFTLKNVGKDATLVSDVPYSGADKGWNKQIDPTKPNSQYINAGYYAYNPTQDLKVNLNEKQVQMGRSLEITLPKVAPTTGQAAEDTIEPSFFKNIKANTNGYKWTVLDTNVATVQTLADGSAAVVGVSTNGKAINKTNLTITIKDVFGTEKNSTAPVYVTSTDATITQRNGFTLGATNFSMEYKDVSSLTDGQALNLAKTAAFEEVKNGVNSSAEDRLSIVQVNQTQLAAIKNGSSQGGVYPLTYTIAKDSKTVDVTIQVTVGKDLVGVNAHNSTIYVGDTWLAVNNFDSATNEQGENTVPFSDVTVSGNVNTNVAGIYPVTYTYNNVSTTINVTVKEKLTAVNAHNSTIYTGDDWSAADNFDSALDKDGNTVDFEDVTVLGNVDTKTAGTTTVKYTYDGITTTVTVTVKENKTGISAHDSTIYVGDLWTAKDNFDSAFDSEGESVAFKDVTVTEKPKVNTTKAGAYEVTYTYGKVSKTITLTVKAKLTAVNAHDSTIYIGDAWSAADNFDSALDKDGNAVSFTAIQANGTVDTDKAGIYPVTYVYDGVSTTINVKVKDILTTVNAHDSTIYIGDSWSARDNFDSAQDRDGNQVAYKDITVTENQTVDFETPGVYQVTYSYKGVSTSVTVTVEPRKTSVDVKDSTIYTGDTWKAKDNFTSATDKKGAQVSFADVTVTGQVDSKTAGTYEVSYSYDGVKKVAHITVLKNQAQITIKDSVIKQGNKWKSEDNFISATNRDGVAITFSQVQVKGTVNVNKAGTYQVAYSYDPNEGTVDAGKEQLAVIATIQVEEKMIATPVEPGKPSTPNKSPVKKGKSNVKGNDQQHTETYEAVKPIPKTGDQTNTLGIWVGICLLSMSLLLWIVMRGRKKRHQ, via the coding sequence ATGATTAAAGTAACTAGAGCACGACATTATTTATTACTATTAATGACATTTTTCCTAGTATTGGGACAATTAAACTTAACGACCTTTAAGGTGCTTGCGAAAGAAAATGGGAATGGTGAGCTTACTTATGAAGTTCAGTCTGAATTGACAGGAGATAAAAAATCAGCTGATTTAATCATTAAAGTAACACCGACAAAATATCAGATAAAAATCCTGACTATTGAAACACCTGATGGAAAGGTGGAAAAAGGCCAAGAAGCAAGCTATAAAGCTAAAAAAAATGGTGCCACTGATTTCTTAATTACTTATCAGGATGGAAGCGAAGGAAAAGAAGAAACTAAAACATATACTGCTTCTTATGAAGTAAGGGGCATAGTTTCTGATGAGGAAGCAATTGGAAAAGAAGACAATAATAGTCTGTATCCTTCTGCTTTGAACAATATCAAAAACAAAAATCTAAAATCACTTAAAGCAGGACAGACAACCGTTGAATTGAAAATACCAGATTACAATCAAACAGCTTGGGCAAACGGCGATATTAAAGAAGTAACCGCGACTGTGGAATTTGCTAACAATACCACTACTGGTAAAAAAGTGAATTTCACTTTACCAGATGGAATGCGTTTTGTTTCTGTTCCAGTACCGAGTAATTATCAGGCTAGTGCTAATGTGGCTCCAAGTATTTTAAGCTATTTAGGGTCAAATGATCCACTTGGAATAGCAATTACTTCGGTGAAGGTACCTGATAGAGAAACAGCCTATAATAAAGCTACTTTCGGAGAAGTTAGTTATGAGCTAAGTCCAGGGACTGAAAAAGTAAGTTTTACTTTCTCTGTACAATTAGATGCAGCGAAATATTACGGAGCAACTGACCTAGCCACCCCTATAAAAACAGAAGTATTTATGGGTGAGGAAAGTACACTAGTTGCATCCGCAGAACACACGATTCATGCGGAAGGAAATAAGGTTGTAGGTTATTCAAATCAGGATCATGTGAAAACGATGTTCCGTAATTGGTATAATAGTCAAAGATTATCAGAAGTTCTTGCAAGTACAGATACAACAGACTCATATAACTATACAAAATCTTATTCTGTCGTGAATGGGTTGAATAATTTAGACAGCCGTGGAGCGTTATATTATATTGCTAAAAATGTAGATGTCACTCTTTATTACCCAGAAGGTATGGAGTTTGTTGATGTTGTAAATAATAATGGGGCAGTGCAGTCGAACAATTCCAACCTAACTATTACTGATTACCCAAGTGAAAATAAGGTTGTGGTTAATTGTAAGCAATTAAATTTAAACTCGGTTAATAATTCTATTTATGCAGTAAAATATAAAATACCTAAAGGAACCTCTGCAGGAATATATAGTACGACAAAAGCGCCACATGCGATTATCACAACGTATGATGGAAAAGTGTTTGAATCAAAGGCATTAAGTAGTAATATTAGCGATTTAGCCACCTTAGCTCCACTAGATACTTGTACGGTGGTTAATACTTCTAGTAATAAAATGAAATTGTTTTCAGCAAATGGAACGATCAATCCGGATAATGAGACTTGGGCTGGTAGCATACAAATCGATAATAAAAGAACGGCTGGTGTGAAAAAAAATCAAATGTATCAAATTGAATTTGACCCTAACTGGGAAGCATATATGGTCAATATCCCTTTTGATAGCACCATTTCAGGAAATAAAATAAGTGATGTACAGTATAAAACAAATTTAAATGACACGTTTCGAACATATGAAGGAGAGCTTACCAAAAATAATAACCAAATGTATCGACTAGATGCAAACGCAGTAGGGCTTAAACCGGGTGAGTATTTCACAGAAGTAAAAGCGAATGTAGGAGATTTTTCACCTGGATATCAGAATACAGAAGCTTCGGCTACTTATCGTTGGAACTCCACTGTTTCGTACGGTAAAGTTAAGCCAGGAATTACATCTATTCAATTTAAAGGTGCCATTTGGGATGCTGATGACGAGGAAAATACAAAATCTTCTGGTACATCAACTTATAGCGTTTCAAATACAGTCACTACAGCAGCAAATGGGACTGCAGCTTTCTTCAACAAAGCTGGTAAAACAGTAAAAACAGCTAGTGCAGGAGAAACTATTAACACGAAAGCAACGTTAATTTTATCGGACTATCCTTATGGAACTAGAACTGCACTTAATAACCCAGAAATATACTTACGTGTTCTAGAAGGAACAAAAATTCAGCCTTCTTCCATTAAATTGACAGATCAGGATGGGAAAGATGTTAATTTCTCGGTTCAACAGGAAACAGCAAATAATGGAGACAAAGTATATGTATTAAAAACAACGGATGTAGCAGTAGGAAAATATACTGGATACCCAACTAAAAGTACATCTTTAAATATCAGCTATGATACAACATTTGATGTAACTCTTGCTAAAAGTATCAGTATGGATGCACAACAAGTCATTGCGTGGGGTGGATCGAATGTTACTTCCGCCATCGCCAATAATAGTTTTTTAGATACAGGACTAGATGTTAATAAAAATGGTCGAGAAGATGAAAAATTACTTTCAGTCAACAGTAGTACTTTAAGCGTTCCAAAACAAGACACAGTTACAGTAGAATCTTTCTTAAATGTAGCTGGGGAAGGAGAAAAAGCCGCTTATATTGAAGGGGATGATAGTACAGTTTCTTACTTCACGCCTGGGACGGATGCCGACTATACGGTTCAAATCACTAACACCGCAAATGGTGAAGCAGGCACTTTTGAACTATATATCCCAATCCCAAAAACTGGTCAAAACTTCGGAGAAAAATTCCAAAGTGAAGCATTTAAGTGGGATATGAAGTTAAATAACGCACTTGCAATTGATGACGAACAAAAAAGACAATTTGAAGTGAGTTACGCAACCGAGGCAACCGAAAGTAACTATGATTCAACAAGTATTTATACAGAGACAGTATCAGATTACGGAAAAGTAAATATGGTTCGAATTAAAGTAAAAACGCAAATTAATGCAGGCGAAACACAAGTTTTCAGAGTGCCACTTAAAGTAGATGAAACTTTTGAGTCTGCAATGGAGAGCAACAAAATTAGTAAACGTGATATTTACAATCCACACTACCGAGTAATAACCAATACTTTCTCCGGTTCATTATCAGGAACAAAAGTAGGAGCTGAACTTGTCATTGGCGAAGTTTCGGGGACATTATTTAATGACAAAGATGTTAACGGGGTTTATGAAAAAGCCAAAGGTGATGAACCATTAGCTAACGAAACAGTTGAGCTTTATAAGTGGAATGATGCAATCTCGAAGTATGAACCTGCTAAGATAGCGGGAGAAAATGTAACTACTAAAACGAATAGTAATGGGAAATACAGCTTTGATTATGACTCTGGTGTAGGTTATGGTAATTATGCTGTGAATTTCCCGGACAAAGCAGGTTATCAGTTTACGTTGAAAAATGTAGGAAAAGATGCCACATTAGTTAGTGATGTACCTTACAGCGGCGCAGACAAAGGGTGGAATAAACAAATTGATCCAACGAAACCAAATTCGCAATATATCAATGCGGGATACTATGCTTATAATCCAACACAAGATTTAAAAGTAAACTTAAATGAAAAACAAGTACAGATGGGTCGCAGCCTAGAAATTACACTACCAAAAGTTGCTCCAACTACTGGACAAGCTGCAGAAGATACGATTGAACCAAGCTTCTTTAAGAATATTAAAGCAAACACTAATGGCTATAAATGGACTGTACTTGATACTAATGTCGCTACAGTACAAACGCTGGCTGATGGGTCAGCCGCTGTAGTAGGTGTTTCCACAAATGGCAAGGCGATAAATAAAACTAATTTAACTATTACAATTAAAGATGTTTTCGGAACGGAAAAAAACTCTACAGCACCTGTATATGTAACGAGTACCGATGCAACTATTACCCAACGAAATGGATTCACATTAGGAGCAACTAATTTTTCAATGGAATATAAGGATGTATCATCGTTAACTGATGGCCAAGCATTGAACTTAGCGAAAACAGCTGCTTTTGAAGAAGTGAAGAACGGTGTTAACTCCAGTGCAGAAGACCGCTTGAGCATAGTACAAGTAAATCAAACGCAACTAGCTGCCATAAAAAATGGTTCAAGTCAAGGCGGCGTATATCCATTAACTTATACGATAGCTAAAGATAGTAAAACTGTTGATGTAACTATCCAAGTAACGGTGGGGAAAGATTTAGTCGGGGTGAACGCACATAATTCAACTATTTATGTAGGTGATACGTGGCTCGCTGTGAACAACTTTGATAGTGCAACTAACGAACAGGGTGAAAATACTGTACCATTTAGCGATGTGACTGTCTCAGGTAACGTAAACACCAATGTAGCAGGTATTTACCCAGTAACATACACTTACAATAATGTTTCTACAACTATTAACGTAACAGTTAAAGAGAAACTAACTGCGGTGAACGCACATAATTCAACCATTTATACAGGTGATGATTGGAGCGCAGCAGATAACTTTGACAGCGCGTTAGATAAAGATGGTAATACAGTAGATTTTGAAGATGTAACAGTTTTAGGGAACGTAGATACTAAGACAGCAGGAACAACTACTGTAAAATACACCTATGATGGGATTACGACGACCGTTACTGTGACTGTTAAAGAAAATAAAACAGGCATAAGTGCGCACGATTCCACTATTTATGTAGGAGATTTATGGACAGCCAAAGATAATTTTGATAGTGCCTTTGATAGTGAAGGCGAATCTGTTGCATTTAAAGATGTTACTGTGACAGAAAAACCAAAAGTAAATACAACAAAAGCTGGTGCTTATGAAGTCACGTACACATACGGTAAAGTATCTAAAACTATCACTTTAACAGTTAAAGCTAAGTTGACTGCAGTAAATGCCCATGACTCAACCATTTATATTGGTGATGCTTGGAGTGCAGCAGATAACTTCGACAGTGCGTTAGATAAAGATGGTAATGCGGTTTCTTTCACAGCTATTCAAGCGAATGGAACAGTTGATACAGATAAAGCAGGAATCTATCCAGTGACGTATGTTTATGACGGAGTTTCAACAACTATTAACGTAAAAGTCAAAGATATACTAACAACTGTAAATGCCCATGATTCTACAATCTATATAGGCGATAGCTGGAGCGCACGAGATAACTTTGATAGCGCTCAAGATAGGGACGGCAACCAAGTAGCTTATAAAGATATCACTGTAACGGAAAATCAGACAGTTGATTTTGAAACACCAGGCGTTTATCAAGTGACCTATAGTTATAAAGGCGTTTCTACGAGCGTTACAGTCACTGTAGAACCAAGAAAGACTAGTGTAGACGTGAAAGATAGCACGATTTATACTGGTGATACTTGGAAAGCAAAAGACAATTTCACTAGTGCAACAGATAAAAAAGGTGCCCAAGTTTCTTTTGCCGATGTCACTGTAACAGGACAAGTAGATTCAAAAACAGCTGGCACTTATGAAGTCAGTTACAGCTATGATGGAGTTAAAAAAGTGGCTCATATTACTGTGCTAAAAAATCAAGCTCAAATAACTATAAAAGATAGCGTTATTAAACAAGGTAATAAATGGAAGTCAGAAGATAATTTTATTAGCGCGACAAACAGAGATGGTGTAGCAATTACTTTCTCTCAAGTACAAGTAAAAGGAACTGTAAATGTAAATAAAGCAGGAACATATCAAGTTGCCTACTCCTATGATCCAAATGAAGGAACAGTAGACGCAGGAAAAGAACAACTAGCAGTCATAGCAACTATTCAAGTAGAAGAAAAAATGATTGCGACCCCAGTCGAACCAGGCAAACCAAGTACGCCAAATAAATCTCCTGTAAAAAAAGGGAAGAGTAATGTAAAAGGTAATGATCAGCAACATACGGAAACTTATGAAGCTGTAAAACCAATACCAAAAACAGGGGACCAAACAAACACATTGGGAATCTGGGTAGGCATTTGCTTACTAAGTATGAGCTTGCTTCTATGGATAGTAATGAGAGGAAGGAAGAAAAGACATCAATAA
- a CDS encoding 5-methyltetrahydropteroyltriglutamate--homocysteine S-methyltransferase — translation MNQVAPFYADHVGSILRTKAIKDAREKFQAGEITAQELREIENTEIKYIVEKQKEVGLKSITDGEFRRAWWHFDFLENLDGVEGYDAAGGIQFSKVQTKSHSVKITAPIDFTTHPFIEDFIFLKEAVGENHVAKQTIPSPAMLHYRGDIEYQPYLDDADKFAADLATAYQKAIQAFYDAGCRYLQLDDTSWSYLCSDEQREVVRQRGFDPDTLQETYKNLINESIKHKPADMVITMHICRGNFRSTWIAEGGYGPVAETLFGQLNIDGFFLEYDNERSGDFAPLKYVTRPDLKIVLGLITSKTGELEDEAAIKAQIAEASEIVPLSQLRLSPQCGFASTEEGNILTEEEQWNKLRYVVQLAEDVWGK, via the coding sequence ATGAATCAAGTAGCACCATTTTATGCAGATCATGTTGGAAGTATTTTACGGACAAAGGCTATTAAAGACGCGCGGGAGAAGTTCCAAGCTGGCGAAATAACAGCCCAAGAGTTGCGCGAAATCGAAAATACAGAAATTAAGTATATCGTCGAAAAGCAAAAAGAAGTCGGCTTAAAATCAATCACAGATGGCGAGTTTCGCCGTGCTTGGTGGCATTTTGACTTCTTGGAGAATTTGGATGGGGTAGAAGGATACGATGCGGCTGGCGGCATTCAATTCAGCAAAGTCCAAACAAAATCACATTCGGTAAAAATCACAGCTCCAATCGATTTCACCACGCATCCATTTATAGAAGATTTTATTTTCCTAAAAGAAGCTGTTGGGGAAAATCATGTCGCGAAACAAACGATTCCGAGTCCAGCAATGCTTCATTATCGTGGCGACATTGAGTATCAGCCATATTTAGACGATGCCGACAAATTCGCCGCTGATTTAGCGACTGCGTATCAAAAAGCAATCCAAGCATTTTATGATGCCGGTTGTCGTTATCTGCAATTAGATGATACGTCTTGGAGCTATTTATGCTCGGATGAACAACGCGAAGTCGTGCGCCAAAGAGGATTTGACCCGGACACATTGCAAGAAACGTATAAAAATCTTATCAATGAATCTATCAAACATAAACCAGCTGACATGGTTATTACAATGCACATTTGTCGCGGGAATTTCCGTTCTACATGGATTGCGGAAGGCGGCTATGGACCAGTTGCGGAAACCTTATTCGGTCAATTAAACATCGATGGTTTCTTTTTAGAATATGATAATGAACGTTCTGGAGATTTTGCGCCATTAAAATATGTGACGCGCCCAGATTTGAAAATCGTGCTCGGCTTAATTACATCGAAAACAGGTGAATTAGAAGACGAAGCGGCGATTAAAGCGCAGATTGCAGAAGCGAGCGAAATCGTCCCATTAAGCCAATTACGCCTAAGTCCACAATGCGGATTCGCCTCCACAGAAGAAGGCAATATCCTGACCGAAGAAGAACAATGGAATAAATTACGCTACGTTGTCCAATTAGCAGAAGACGTTTGGGGTAAATAA
- a CDS encoding RidA family protein, whose protein sequence is MAKEIIQTSSAPKALGPYSQAVKVNGLIFTSGQLGINPATGELAEGATKQAEQAFKNIAAVLEEAGSGLDKIIKATVFFKDLNEFTAVNEVYATFFSSDFPARSAFQVAKLPLDAEIEIEVIAEA, encoded by the coding sequence ATGGCAAAAGAAATTATTCAAACATCGTCAGCCCCAAAAGCACTTGGACCATACTCACAAGCTGTAAAAGTGAACGGACTTATTTTTACGTCAGGTCAACTTGGTATTAACCCGGCAACTGGAGAATTAGCAGAAGGCGCGACAAAACAAGCCGAGCAAGCTTTTAAAAATATAGCAGCAGTGTTAGAAGAAGCAGGTTCTGGACTTGATAAAATCATCAAAGCGACCGTTTTCTTCAAAGATTTAAATGAATTTACGGCTGTAAATGAAGTTTATGCGACATTCTTTTCCAGTGATTTCCCAGCGAGAAGTGCTTTCCAAGTAGCGAAATTGCCGCTTGATGCTGAAATTGAAATCGAAGTTATCGCAGAAGCATAA
- a CDS encoding DUF1294 domain-containing protein gives MILTIYLIAITLISFLLFAIDKRKAIKHAYRIPESVLLFTAFLGGAFGSWMSMQLFHHKTQKPKFRILVPLAMVWTVGVLVWWLY, from the coding sequence ATGATTTTAACAATATATTTAATCGCGATAACGCTTATTTCTTTTCTATTATTCGCTATTGATAAACGGAAAGCAATTAAACACGCTTACCGGATACCTGAATCTGTACTGCTTTTCACTGCTTTTCTTGGTGGGGCATTTGGTAGTTGGATGTCGATGCAGTTGTTTCATCATAAAACCCAAAAGCCGAAGTTCCGGATTTTAGTGCCGCTTGCGATGGTTTGGACTGTTGGGGTTTTGGTTTGGTGGTTGTATTGA
- a CDS encoding amino acid ABC transporter substrate-binding protein/permease — MKKFSRILLMMAIACVAAFIFTGNGLNAKAAEKTYLIGTDTTFAPFEFEKDGEHVGIDMDILKAIAKDQNFKYEIKAMGFNAAVQALEANQVDGVIAGMSITDERKQKFDFSDPYFDSGVVMGILKGNDEIKTYEDLKGKKVAVKTGTEGYAFAEKIKDKYGFDIVVFDDSAQMYDDVKTRNSVACFDDYPVLAYGVQTGNGLKIVTEKEKGNSYGFAVNKGKNQELLAKFNAGLVNIKASGEYDEILENYLGKDAVKENTTEKGFMGIIKSSWPALLAGMWLTIRLAVVSLIIAFIIGITFGFMKVSNSKILRGIATVYVDIFRGTPLIVQAFFFYFGIPAALDFRMPVFLAGVIALSLNAGAYMVEIVRGGIQSVDKGQMEAARSLGLPHKKAMMKVVLPQAIRMMIPSFINQFVITLKDTSIMSAIGLVELTQSGKIIMARTFESTWTWLIIGIMYLIVITILTKVSDRLERRLRND; from the coding sequence ATGAAGAAATTTTCACGAATTTTACTAATGATGGCAATCGCTTGTGTTGCCGCATTTATTTTCACAGGAAACGGGTTAAATGCAAAAGCTGCAGAAAAAACATACTTGATTGGTACAGATACAACATTTGCGCCTTTTGAATTTGAGAAAGACGGAGAACATGTTGGTATCGACATGGATATCCTAAAAGCTATTGCAAAAGATCAAAACTTTAAATACGAAATTAAAGCAATGGGATTCAATGCAGCAGTACAAGCACTAGAAGCTAACCAAGTCGACGGTGTTATCGCTGGAATGAGTATTACAGACGAACGCAAGCAAAAGTTCGACTTCTCTGATCCGTATTTTGATTCCGGTGTCGTTATGGGGATTCTTAAAGGCAATGACGAAATCAAAACATACGAAGATCTAAAAGGTAAAAAAGTAGCTGTTAAAACAGGTACAGAAGGTTACGCCTTTGCAGAAAAAATTAAAGACAAATATGGCTTTGATATCGTTGTTTTCGATGATTCAGCCCAAATGTATGATGACGTTAAAACAAGAAACTCTGTAGCTTGTTTCGATGATTATCCGGTACTAGCATACGGTGTTCAAACAGGAAACGGCTTAAAAATTGTAACAGAAAAAGAAAAAGGAAACTCATATGGTTTTGCTGTTAATAAAGGCAAAAACCAAGAACTTTTAGCTAAATTCAACGCCGGCCTTGTTAACATTAAAGCAAGCGGCGAATATGATGAAATTCTAGAAAACTATTTAGGTAAAGATGCTGTAAAAGAAAACACAACAGAAAAAGGCTTCATGGGAATTATTAAATCTTCCTGGCCAGCTCTTTTAGCAGGAATGTGGCTAACTATTCGCTTAGCTGTTGTTTCACTAATTATTGCCTTCATTATTGGTATTACATTCGGCTTTATGAAAGTCAGCAATAGCAAAATTTTACGCGGAATTGCTACAGTTTATGTAGATATTTTCCGAGGAACACCATTAATTGTACAAGCATTCTTCTTCTACTTTGGTATTCCAGCAGCACTTGATTTCAGGATGCCAGTATTCTTGGCCGGGGTTATCGCGCTAAGCTTAAATGCCGGTGCCTACATGGTCGAAATTGTCCGCGGCGGGATTCAATCTGTCGACAAAGGTCAAATGGAAGCCGCAAGAAGTCTTGGCTTGCCACATAAAAAAGCAATGATGAAAGTCGTTCTACCACAAGCAATTCGAATGATGATTCCGTCATTTATTAACCAATTCGTTATCACTTTGAAAGATACGTCGATTATGTCAGCAATTGGACTCGTCGAATTAACTCAATCAGGTAAAATCATTATGGCGCGTACATTTGAAAGTACATGGACATGGCTAATCATCGGAATTATGTACCTTATCGTTATTACCATTTTAACGAAAGTATCCGATCGTTTAGAAAGGAGATTACGAAATGACTAA